The proteins below come from a single Isoptericola dokdonensis DS-3 genomic window:
- the obgE gene encoding GTPase ObgE, protein MASFVDRVVLHAAGGDGGHGVASIRREKFKPLAGPDGGDGGDGGSVVLVVDPQATTLLEYHHSPHRRAPKGGQGMGDERDGAKGGDLVLRVPDGTVVKDRDGEVLADLVGAGTQFVVAQGGRGGLGNKALASPKRKAPGFALLGEPGEERDVVLELKSIADVALVGFPSAGKSSLIATVSAARPKIADYPFTTLVPNLGVVQAGDTRYTIADVPGLIPGASEGRGLGLEFLRHIERTAVLVHVLDCATLEPGRDPLSDLDALEAELAAYSGDLGISGGRVPLTERPRLVVLNKIDVPEARELAELVRPDLEARGLRVFEISTASHEGLRPLTFALAELVEQARAAAPAPEPARVVLRPRAVDDSGFTVERRTDGSTGDVYFLVQGAKPRRWVRQTDFNNDEAVGFLADRLAKLGVEDRLLKTGAVAGDEVRIGTETDAVVFDWEPTMAAGVELLGARGTDLRLEETARPTRGEKRKEYTERMDAKTAAREELWTERSAGHWADPSDD, encoded by the coding sequence ATGGCCAGCTTCGTCGACCGCGTCGTCCTGCACGCCGCCGGTGGTGACGGCGGGCACGGTGTCGCCTCCATCCGCCGCGAGAAGTTCAAGCCCCTCGCGGGCCCCGACGGCGGGGACGGCGGGGACGGCGGCAGCGTCGTGCTGGTCGTCGACCCGCAGGCGACCACCCTGCTCGAGTACCACCACTCGCCGCACCGCCGCGCCCCCAAGGGCGGGCAGGGCATGGGCGACGAGCGGGACGGCGCCAAGGGCGGCGACCTCGTCCTGCGGGTGCCGGACGGCACCGTGGTCAAGGACCGCGACGGCGAGGTGCTCGCCGACCTCGTGGGCGCCGGTACCCAGTTCGTCGTCGCGCAGGGCGGCCGCGGCGGCCTCGGCAACAAGGCGCTCGCCTCCCCGAAGCGCAAGGCCCCCGGCTTCGCGCTGCTCGGCGAGCCGGGCGAGGAGCGCGACGTCGTCCTCGAGCTGAAGTCGATCGCGGACGTCGCGCTCGTCGGGTTCCCCAGCGCGGGCAAGTCCTCGCTGATCGCCACGGTGTCCGCGGCGCGGCCCAAGATCGCCGACTACCCGTTCACCACGCTCGTGCCGAACCTCGGCGTCGTGCAGGCGGGCGACACCCGCTACACGATCGCCGACGTGCCGGGTCTCATCCCGGGCGCCAGCGAGGGCCGCGGGCTCGGGCTGGAGTTCCTGCGCCACATCGAGCGGACCGCCGTGCTGGTGCACGTGCTGGACTGCGCCACGCTGGAGCCGGGCCGGGACCCGCTGAGCGACCTCGACGCGCTCGAGGCCGAGCTCGCCGCCTACTCCGGCGACCTCGGGATCTCCGGCGGTCGCGTGCCGCTCACGGAGCGGCCCCGCCTGGTCGTGCTGAACAAGATCGACGTGCCCGAGGCGCGCGAGCTCGCCGAGCTGGTGCGCCCCGACCTCGAGGCGCGCGGGCTGAGGGTCTTCGAGATCTCGACCGCGTCGCACGAGGGCCTGCGGCCGCTGACGTTCGCGCTGGCCGAGCTGGTCGAGCAGGCGCGCGCCGCGGCGCCCGCGCCCGAGCCGGCCCGCGTCGTGCTGCGACCGCGCGCCGTCGACGACTCCGGGTTCACCGTCGAGCGCCGCACCGACGGCTCCACCGGCGACGTGTACTTCCTCGTGCAGGGCGCCAAGCCGCGGCGCTGGGTCCGTCAGACCGACTTCAACAACGACGAGGCCGTCGGCTTCCTCGCCGACCGGCTCGCGAAGCTCGGCGTCGAGGACCGCCTGCTCAAGACCGGCGCGGTGGCAGGTGACGAGGTGCGCATCGGCACCGAGACCGACGCCGTGGTGTTCGACTGGGAGCCGACGATGGCCGCCGGCGTCGAGCTGCTCGGTGCGCGCGGCACCGACCTGCGCCTGGAGGAGACCGCTCGTCCGACCCGCGGGGAGAAGCGCAAGGAGTACACCGAGCGCATGGACGCCAAGACGGCCGCGCGCGAGGAGCTCTGGACCGAGCGCAGCGCCGGTCACTGGGCGGACCCCTCCGACGACTGA
- the proB gene encoding glutamate 5-kinase: MNTSPRSVLPAARRVVVKIGSSSLTRPDGHLDVVALRALVDVLAERRRAGGEVVLVTSGAVAAGIGPAGLVSRPKDLATVQACAMLGQGQLVARYTEAFAEHGIGVGQALLTAEDTVRRARYRNAQRSLDKLLALGVVPVVNENDAVTVDELRFGDNDRLAALVSHLVRADAMVLLTDVDGLHDAPPSRPGARRIPLVTDLADVAGVEVTARGSSVGTGGMVTKLESVRIATSAGVPVVLTAARNVRAALAGEDVGTFFTAQGRTTARRLWIAHAARTEGRLHLDDGATRAVLGGRASLLPAGITRVEGSFDAGDPVELVAPDGGVVARGLVAYDATELPGLLGRSTFDLRDDLGEGYDREVIHRDDLVLDGRTGLSSSASAS; this comes from the coding sequence GTGAACACCTCGCCCCGCTCCGTCCTGCCCGCCGCGCGCCGCGTCGTCGTCAAGATCGGTTCCTCGTCGCTGACGCGACCGGACGGGCACCTGGACGTCGTGGCGCTGCGGGCGCTCGTGGACGTGCTGGCGGAGCGCCGCCGCGCGGGTGGCGAGGTCGTGCTCGTCACCTCCGGCGCGGTCGCCGCCGGGATCGGCCCCGCGGGCCTCGTCTCGCGGCCCAAGGACCTCGCCACCGTCCAGGCCTGCGCGATGCTCGGGCAGGGCCAGCTCGTCGCCCGGTACACCGAGGCGTTCGCCGAGCACGGCATCGGGGTCGGGCAGGCGCTGCTCACCGCGGAGGACACCGTGCGCCGGGCGCGCTACCGCAACGCGCAGCGCTCCCTGGACAAGCTCCTCGCGCTCGGCGTCGTGCCGGTCGTCAACGAGAACGACGCCGTGACGGTCGACGAGCTCCGGTTCGGCGACAACGACCGGCTCGCCGCCCTCGTCTCGCACCTCGTGCGCGCCGACGCGATGGTGCTGCTCACCGACGTCGACGGCCTGCACGACGCCCCGCCCAGCCGCCCCGGCGCGCGGCGCATCCCGCTCGTGACGGACCTCGCGGACGTCGCCGGGGTCGAGGTCACCGCCCGGGGCAGCTCGGTGGGCACGGGCGGCATGGTGACCAAGCTGGAGTCGGTGCGCATCGCGACCTCCGCCGGCGTCCCGGTGGTGCTCACCGCGGCGCGGAACGTGCGGGCCGCGCTGGCGGGCGAGGACGTCGGCACCTTCTTCACGGCGCAGGGCCGCACGACGGCACGCCGGCTGTGGATCGCGCACGCGGCCCGCACCGAGGGGCGCCTGCACCTCGACGACGGCGCGACGCGGGCGGTGCTCGGCGGGCGCGCCTCGCTGCTGCCCGCCGGGATCACGCGCGTGGAGGGCTCGTTCGACGCGGGGGACCCCGTCGAGCTCGTCGCGCCGGACGGGGGCGTGGTCGCCCGCGGCCTGGTCGCCTACGACGCCACCGAGCTGCCGGGGCTGCTGGGCCGGTCCACGTTCGACCTGCGCGACGACCTGGGGGAGGGCTACGACCGCGAGGTGATCCACCGCGACGACCTGGTGCTCGACGGACGGACGGGCCTGTCGTCGTCCGCCTCGGCGTCGTAG
- a CDS encoding glutamate-5-semialdehyde dehydrogenase gives MTTTTSESQPAATHDGGRPGPEPDVETAVRDVARRAQVASRVLATATRATKDAALHALADALVASSGEIVEANAVDLERGRTSGMSEGLLDRLALTDARVAAIADALRSLAALPDPVGEVVRGQTLPNGLRVRQLRVPMGVVGMIYEARPNVTVDAAGLALKSGNAVILRGGSAAASSNTVIVEVMRRALTDLGLPADLVQSIDGHGRAGGVALMRARGLVDLLVPRGGADLIRTVVEQSTVPVIETGTGNVHVYVDATADVATAVEIVMNAKTQRVGVCNAAETLLVHRDAADAFLPAALAALGGAGVTLHGDASTVARAPESVEVVPATDDDWATEYLALELAVRVVDSLDEAVAHIRTWSSGHTEAIVTRDLGSADRFVAEVDSAAVMVNASTRFTDGGELGLGAEIGISTQKLHARGPMGLAELTTTKWVVHGDGHVRP, from the coding sequence ATGACCACCACGACGTCCGAGTCCCAGCCCGCCGCGACGCACGACGGCGGGCGACCGGGGCCGGAGCCGGACGTCGAGACCGCCGTGCGCGACGTGGCCCGCCGCGCGCAGGTCGCCTCGCGCGTGCTGGCGACGGCCACCCGGGCGACGAAGGACGCGGCCCTGCACGCGCTGGCCGACGCGCTGGTGGCGTCGTCCGGCGAGATCGTCGAGGCCAACGCGGTCGACCTGGAGCGCGGTCGCACGAGCGGCATGAGCGAGGGTCTGCTGGACCGCCTGGCGCTCACCGACGCGCGGGTCGCGGCGATCGCCGACGCCCTGCGCTCGCTCGCCGCCCTGCCCGACCCGGTGGGCGAGGTCGTGCGCGGCCAGACGCTGCCCAACGGGCTGCGCGTCCGCCAGCTGCGCGTCCCGATGGGCGTGGTCGGCATGATCTACGAGGCGCGGCCCAACGTGACGGTCGACGCCGCCGGGCTCGCGCTGAAGTCCGGCAACGCGGTGATCCTGCGCGGCGGCAGCGCCGCGGCATCGTCGAACACGGTGATCGTCGAGGTGATGCGCCGCGCGCTGACCGACCTCGGCCTGCCCGCCGACCTCGTGCAGTCCATCGACGGGCACGGTCGCGCCGGGGGCGTCGCCCTCATGCGTGCCCGCGGGCTCGTCGACCTGCTCGTCCCGCGCGGGGGCGCCGACCTCATCCGCACGGTCGTGGAGCAGTCCACGGTGCCCGTCATCGAGACCGGCACCGGCAACGTGCACGTCTACGTCGACGCCACGGCCGACGTCGCCACCGCCGTCGAGATCGTCATGAACGCCAAGACGCAGCGGGTGGGCGTGTGCAACGCCGCCGAGACCCTGCTCGTGCACCGCGACGCGGCCGACGCCTTCCTCCCGGCGGCGCTGGCCGCGCTCGGCGGGGCGGGGGTCACGCTGCACGGCGACGCCTCGACGGTCGCGCGGGCGCCCGAGAGCGTCGAGGTGGTCCCGGCGACCGACGACGACTGGGCGACCGAGTACCTCGCCCTCGAGCTCGCGGTGCGGGTCGTGGACTCGCTCGACGAGGCCGTGGCGCACATCCGCACCTGGAGCTCGGGTCACACCGAGGCGATCGTCACGCGGGACCTCGGCTCGGCCGACCGGTTCGTGGCGGAGGTGGACTCGGCGGCGGTGATGGTCAACGCCTCGACGCGGTTCACCGACGGCGGCGAGCTCGGCCTGGGCGCGGAGATCGGGATCTCCACCCAGAAGCTGCACGCCCGCGGGCCCATGGGCCTGGCGGAGCTCACCACCACCAAGTGGGTCGTGCACGGCGACGGGCACGTGCGGCCCTGA
- the nadD gene encoding nicotinate-nucleotide adenylyltransferase, whose translation MGGTFDPVHHGHLVAASEAAALLELDEVVFVPTGKPSFKQSTRVSPAEHRYLMTVIATASNPRFTVSRVDIDRPGLTYTVDTLRDLRAERPDADLYFITGADAIAQLLGWKDSAELWQMAHFVAVTRPGHQLTVDGLPPGAVTTLEVPALAISSTDCRRRAAAGEPVWYLVPDGVVQYIAKHGLYRGLDE comes from the coding sequence ATGGGGGGGACGTTCGACCCCGTCCACCACGGGCACCTGGTGGCGGCGAGCGAGGCCGCCGCGCTGCTCGAGCTGGACGAGGTCGTCTTCGTCCCGACCGGCAAGCCGAGCTTCAAGCAGTCCACCCGCGTCTCCCCGGCCGAGCACCGGTACCTCATGACGGTGATCGCCACGGCGTCGAACCCGCGGTTCACCGTCAGTCGCGTGGACATCGACCGCCCCGGGCTCACGTACACGGTGGACACGCTGCGCGACCTGCGCGCCGAGCGGCCGGACGCCGACCTGTACTTCATCACCGGTGCGGACGCCATCGCCCAGCTCCTCGGCTGGAAGGACTCCGCCGAGCTCTGGCAGATGGCGCACTTCGTGGCGGTGACGCGGCCGGGCCACCAGCTCACCGTCGACGGGCTCCCGCCCGGTGCGGTGACGACGCTGGAGGTCCCGGCCCTCGCCATCTCCTCCACCGACTGCCGCCGCCGCGCGGCCGCCGGTGAACCTGTCTGGTACCTGGTCCCCGACGGCGTCGTCCAGTACATCGCCAAGCACGGTCTGTATCGAGGTCTTGATGAGTGA
- the rsfS gene encoding ribosome silencing factor — MTATERAVELAVVAARAASDRKAQEIIALDVSEQLVLTDVFLIASATNERQVVAVVDAVEEAMHKAGSKLLRREGKAEARWVLLDFGDVVVHVQHAEDRVYYALERLWKDCPAVELPEDARGGDGEAARAEFGGATDDGAIRLDRDV; from the coding sequence ATGACCGCGACAGAACGTGCCGTCGAGCTGGCAGTGGTGGCGGCCCGGGCTGCCTCGGACCGCAAGGCGCAGGAGATCATCGCGCTCGACGTCAGCGAGCAGCTGGTGCTGACCGACGTGTTCCTCATCGCCTCGGCGACCAACGAGCGGCAGGTTGTCGCCGTGGTGGACGCGGTCGAGGAGGCGATGCACAAGGCGGGGTCGAAGCTGCTGCGCCGCGAGGGCAAGGCGGAGGCCCGCTGGGTGCTGCTCGACTTCGGCGACGTCGTCGTGCACGTGCAGCACGCCGAGGACCGCGTGTACTACGCGCTGGAGCGGCTTTGGAAGGACTGCCCCGCCGTGGAACTGCCGGAGGACGCCCGGGGCGGCGACGGGGAGGCGGCGCGCGCCGAGTTCGGCGGCGCGACCGACGACGGGGCGATCCGCCTCGACCGGGACGTGTGA
- a CDS encoding histidine phosphatase family protein, with translation MVARTVVLLRHGRTAYNAALRLQGQIDIPLDEVGRWQAEEGASALIASHRAAKVVSSDLTRAADTAGAYARLLDVPVEPDVRLRERSFGDWEGLTGEEIAAGWPEQHAQWRRGADPDGVGAEAKAVVAERMVTAVREHAEALDGDACLVVVSHGAAISLAVTGLLGLDASTWRGVAGVHNVHWSHLHRSAPGAVPDWRLVAHNVGAGYPLDRWQAGPHADLEPEPKSA, from the coding sequence GTGGTCGCTCGCACCGTCGTCCTGCTGCGGCACGGGCGGACGGCCTACAACGCCGCGCTGCGGCTGCAGGGCCAGATCGACATCCCCCTCGACGAGGTCGGCCGCTGGCAGGCGGAGGAGGGCGCGTCCGCGCTGATCGCCTCGCACCGCGCGGCCAAGGTGGTGTCCTCGGACCTGACGCGTGCCGCGGACACGGCGGGGGCGTACGCCCGGCTGCTGGACGTGCCGGTCGAGCCGGACGTGCGGCTGCGCGAACGGTCGTTCGGCGACTGGGAGGGCCTCACCGGCGAGGAGATCGCCGCGGGCTGGCCGGAGCAGCACGCGCAGTGGCGCCGCGGCGCCGACCCCGACGGCGTGGGCGCCGAGGCGAAGGCCGTGGTCGCCGAGCGCATGGTCACCGCGGTGCGCGAGCACGCCGAGGCGCTGGACGGTGACGCGTGTCTCGTGGTGGTCTCGCACGGCGCCGCGATCTCGTTGGCGGTCACGGGGCTGCTCGGCCTGGACGCCTCGACGTGGCGCGGGGTCGCCGGTGTGCACAACGTGCACTGGTCCCACCTGCACCGATCCGCCCCGGGGGCCGTCCCGGACTGGCGGCTCGTCGCCCACAACGTGGGTGCCGGATACCCGCTGGACCGCTGGCAGGCGGGTCCGCACGCGGATTTGGAACCTGAGCCGAAGTCTGCCTAA
- a CDS encoding cupin domain-containing protein, with the protein MESVHVQPGEGRTYRMIDGDHVAKAVVHDAAGTFEVFEVIAPAAPAAPPHVSPWSGVLFLLAGRVTALVDGTSYDVRPGGLVTFPAGTPCTFAVVEGPARFLAVTSGDRAGRFFADLAAAVPPDAPPEQALAAIGSVTRRHGVSLEGA; encoded by the coding sequence ATGGAGAGCGTCCACGTCCAGCCCGGGGAGGGCCGGACCTACCGCATGATCGACGGCGACCACGTCGCGAAGGCCGTCGTGCACGACGCCGCGGGGACCTTCGAGGTCTTCGAGGTGATCGCCCCTGCCGCGCCGGCCGCCCCGCCGCACGTCTCGCCGTGGAGCGGCGTGCTGTTCCTCCTGGCGGGCCGCGTCACCGCGCTCGTGGACGGCACCTCGTACGACGTGCGTCCCGGAGGTCTTGTCACGTTCCCGGCAGGGACACCGTGCACGTTCGCCGTCGTCGAGGGGCCGGCCCGGTTCCTCGCGGTCACCTCCGGCGACCGCGCCGGACGGTTCTTCGCCGACCTCGCGGCGGCCGTGCCGCCGGACGCCCCGCCGGAGCAGGCGCTGGCGGCGATCGGGTCGGTGACCCGCCGGCACGGCGTCTCGCTCGAGGGGGCGTGA
- a CDS encoding MFS transporter produces the protein MLGAFAPTLVLEIGIGAMLPVVAATATGRGASLTVAGLVAALLGVGKILFDLPAGALAQRWGDRTAMLLAGLVAAAAFSTIALTDTLAGLAAGVLALGAANAVFNLARQSYLTAVTPPLRRARVLSTLAGVHRIGLFVGPFAGAAVIAATSVRGAFWLGTGAALTAVLILVLVGPDADDAAAARPAAAPGTKVSIRAVAREHRHLFATLGLAIALVAAVRGARQTVIPLWGEHLGLDAEVTSLLFGLSGALDMLLFYPAGKVMDRFGRLWVAVPSMLVMAVGLAILPFMHTVAGAAVAAAVLGVGNGMGSGIVMTLGADVAPAATRPTFLSVWRLFQDTGDAVGPLVLAGGAALGSLAAGVWATAVLGAGSAAALARWVPRYSPLANLRRRPRL, from the coding sequence GTGCTGGGCGCGTTCGCCCCGACGCTGGTGCTGGAGATCGGCATCGGGGCGATGCTGCCGGTCGTCGCGGCCACGGCCACCGGGCGCGGCGCGTCGCTGACGGTGGCGGGGCTGGTCGCCGCCCTGCTGGGTGTCGGCAAGATCCTCTTCGACCTGCCCGCCGGCGCGCTGGCGCAACGCTGGGGCGACCGGACGGCGATGCTGCTCGCCGGTCTGGTCGCGGCGGCGGCGTTCTCGACGATCGCCCTGACCGACACCCTCGCCGGGCTCGCGGCCGGGGTGCTGGCCCTCGGGGCGGCGAACGCGGTGTTCAACCTCGCCCGGCAGTCGTACCTCACGGCGGTGACCCCGCCGCTGCGCCGGGCGCGGGTGCTCTCCACGCTGGCGGGGGTGCACCGCATCGGACTGTTCGTCGGACCGTTCGCCGGGGCGGCCGTCATCGCCGCGACGTCGGTGCGCGGCGCGTTCTGGCTCGGCACGGGCGCGGCGCTGACGGCCGTGCTGATCCTGGTGCTGGTCGGCCCGGACGCCGACGACGCCGCTGCGGCCCGGCCCGCGGCCGCACCGGGGACGAAGGTGTCGATCCGCGCGGTGGCGCGCGAGCACCGGCACCTGTTCGCGACCCTGGGGCTGGCGATCGCGCTGGTCGCCGCCGTCCGCGGCGCCCGGCAGACGGTCATCCCGCTGTGGGGCGAGCACCTGGGCCTCGACGCGGAGGTGACGTCGCTGCTGTTCGGGCTGTCCGGCGCGCTCGACATGCTGCTCTTCTACCCGGCGGGCAAGGTGATGGACCGGTTCGGCCGGCTCTGGGTGGCGGTGCCGTCGATGCTCGTCATGGCGGTGGGGCTGGCGATCCTGCCGTTCATGCACACCGTCGCCGGGGCGGCGGTGGCCGCGGCGGTGCTGGGCGTCGGCAACGGGATGGGCTCGGGGATCGTCATGACGCTCGGGGCGGACGTCGCCCCGGCCGCCACGCGCCCGACGTTCCTGTCGGTGTGGCGCCTGTTCCAGGACACGGGGGACGCCGTCGGCCCGCTCGTGCTGGCGGGCGGCGCCGCGCTCGGCTCCCTCGCCGCGGGCGTCTGGGCGACCGCCGTGCTCGGCGCCGGGTCGGCCGCCGCCCTCGCCCGGTGGGTGCCCCGGTACTCGCCGCTGGCGAACCTGCGTCGTCGCCCTCGTCTTTGA
- a CDS encoding aspartate aminotransferase family protein produces the protein MEAFERWESEVRSYSRAFPTVFASASGARQVDEQGRSFLDFFAGAGVLNFGHNDPRMKRAMIEFLEADGVAHSLDMATTTKRDFLEKFAATVLEPRGMDVRMQFTGPTGTNAVEAALKLARKVTGRPDVVAFTHGFHGMTLGSLALTGNDYFRAAAGVPLDHVLRVPFETAPGGGTAALDQLRALLADPSSGMAPPAAFVVEVIQAEGGVNVASAGWLRAVRDLARDVGALFVVDEIQVGCGRTGSYFSFDGMGLDPDVVCLAKGIGGYGTPLAMNLVRPELDAHWSPGEHTGTFRGQGLSFVAGRVALTYFDDDELMSRVRARGERMAAALTDLAADVGAGYEVRGRGMIQGLDVGDGALAKAVAAACFEAGLLVGPCGTGGRVLKLVPPLTIDDDDLAEGLDVLAAAVRRTA, from the coding sequence ATGGAGGCGTTCGAGAGGTGGGAGTCCGAGGTCCGCAGCTACAGCCGGGCCTTTCCGACGGTGTTCGCCAGCGCGTCGGGGGCGCGGCAGGTGGACGAGCAGGGACGAAGTTTCCTCGACTTCTTCGCCGGTGCGGGGGTGCTGAACTTCGGGCACAACGACCCGCGCATGAAGCGGGCCATGATCGAGTTCCTCGAGGCCGACGGCGTGGCGCACAGCCTGGACATGGCCACCACGACCAAGCGTGACTTCCTGGAGAAGTTCGCCGCGACCGTCCTCGAGCCGCGCGGCATGGACGTGCGGATGCAGTTCACCGGCCCCACGGGGACCAACGCCGTGGAGGCGGCCCTCAAGCTGGCGCGCAAGGTCACGGGACGGCCCGACGTCGTCGCGTTCACGCACGGGTTCCACGGCATGACGCTGGGGTCGCTCGCCCTGACCGGCAACGACTACTTCCGCGCCGCCGCAGGGGTGCCGCTGGACCACGTGCTGCGGGTGCCGTTCGAGACGGCGCCCGGGGGCGGCACGGCCGCGCTGGACCAGCTCCGGGCCCTGCTCGCCGACCCGTCGAGCGGGATGGCGCCGCCGGCGGCGTTCGTCGTCGAGGTGATCCAGGCCGAGGGCGGGGTCAACGTGGCGAGCGCGGGGTGGCTGCGCGCCGTGCGCGACCTCGCCCGCGACGTCGGCGCGCTGTTCGTCGTCGACGAGATCCAGGTGGGCTGCGGGCGTACCGGCTCCTACTTCAGCTTCGACGGCATGGGGCTGGACCCCGACGTCGTGTGCCTCGCCAAGGGGATCGGCGGGTACGGCACGCCGCTCGCGATGAACCTCGTCCGGCCCGAGCTCGACGCGCACTGGTCGCCCGGTGAGCACACGGGCACGTTCCGCGGCCAGGGCCTGAGCTTCGTGGCGGGCCGTGTGGCGCTGACGTACTTCGACGACGACGAGCTGATGTCCCGCGTGCGGGCCCGCGGCGAGCGGATGGCCGCCGCGCTGACGGACCTCGCCGCCGACGTCGGCGCGGGCTACGAGGTCCGCGGACGCGGCATGATCCAGGGCCTCGACGTCGGCGACGGCGCGCTGGCGAAGGCCGTCGCGGCGGCCTGCTTCGAGGCGGGGCTGCTCGTGGGCCCCTGCGGCACGGGCGGCCGGGTGCTCAAGCTCGTCCCCCCGCTGACCATCGACGACGACGACCTGGCCGAGGGGCTCGACGTCCTCGCCGCCGCGGTGCGACGCACCGCCTGA
- the doeA gene encoding ectoine hydrolase → MRQRDDMTFPFSEYERRLAELRGRMADRLLDAVVISDPENLMYLTDYQTTGYSFFQALVVPLSDEPFMITRAMEESNVHARTWVELTRPYPDTGDAIQGLVHALREFGLHTKDIGYERNSYYFPAYHQDYVHTALTDGRLVDCFGIVEEGRICKSEHEIEVMRRAARATEVGMRAGIEACAAGVTENDVAAEISAAMFRAGGEFPAVMPYVTSGPRTMIGHATWEGRVVQPGEHVFLEVGGCFRRYHTAMMRTVVLDELSPSMAVAQERMKLALREVEAAIRPGLTVSDADNIVRSIITDNGVGARLITRSGYSIGIAFPPSWDEGYIASLNQGNPAILREGMTFHIIPWMWGVDGDKTVGISDTVHVTARGCESFFTLDQDFTCKPEHAASSAPVPDPTPLRPEPEVA, encoded by the coding sequence GTGCGCCAGCGCGACGACATGACCTTCCCGTTCTCCGAGTACGAGCGCCGTCTCGCCGAGCTGCGCGGCCGTATGGCCGACCGCCTGCTCGACGCGGTGGTCATCAGCGACCCGGAGAACCTCATGTACCTCACCGACTACCAGACGACCGGGTACTCCTTCTTCCAGGCGCTCGTGGTGCCGCTGAGCGACGAGCCGTTCATGATCACCCGCGCGATGGAGGAGTCGAACGTCCACGCCCGCACCTGGGTGGAGCTGACCCGCCCCTACCCGGACACCGGCGACGCCATCCAGGGGCTCGTGCACGCGCTGCGCGAGTTCGGGCTGCACACCAAGGACATCGGGTACGAGCGCAACAGCTACTACTTCCCGGCCTACCACCAGGACTACGTCCACACCGCGCTCACGGACGGCCGGCTCGTCGACTGCTTCGGCATCGTCGAGGAGGGGCGGATCTGCAAGTCGGAGCACGAGATCGAGGTCATGCGCCGGGCCGCCCGGGCGACCGAGGTCGGCATGCGTGCCGGGATCGAGGCGTGCGCCGCCGGGGTGACGGAGAACGACGTCGCCGCGGAGATCAGCGCGGCGATGTTCCGGGCGGGCGGGGAGTTCCCCGCGGTCATGCCGTACGTGACGTCCGGGCCGCGCACGATGATCGGGCACGCCACCTGGGAGGGCCGGGTGGTGCAGCCGGGCGAGCACGTGTTCCTCGAGGTGGGGGGCTGCTTCCGCCGCTATCACACGGCGATGATGCGCACGGTGGTGCTCGACGAGCTGTCGCCGTCGATGGCCGTCGCGCAGGAGCGCATGAAGCTGGCACTGCGCGAGGTGGAGGCGGCGATCCGGCCCGGCCTGACGGTGTCCGACGCCGACAACATCGTGCGCAGCATCATCACGGACAACGGGGTGGGCGCCCGCCTCATCACCCGGTCGGGCTACTCGATCGGGATCGCGTTCCCGCCGAGCTGGGACGAGGGCTACATCGCCAGCCTCAACCAGGGCAACCCGGCGATCCTGCGCGAGGGGATGACGTTCCACATCATCCCGTGGATGTGGGGCGTGGACGGGGACAAGACCGTCGGGATCTCCGACACGGTCCACGTCACGGCCCGCGGCTGCGAGTCGTTCTTCACCCTGGACCAGGACTTCACGTGCAAGCCGGAGCACGCCGCGTCGTCGGCGCCCGTGCCGGACCCGACACCGCTGCGGCCCGAGCCCGAGGTCGCCTGA